The following are encoded in a window of Pseudomonas sp. St316 genomic DNA:
- the tssH gene encoding type VI secretion system ATPase TssH: MINVDLQQLIQALDAETRSDLERSAEQCVARGADKVLVEDLMLGMLERPQGLLARALQDAQVSAGELSAALQPRMGHSNSRNPVFAPALVQWLQDALLVANLELGLSQVGQAALILALLRNPLRYAGSAYHALLTQLNVDRLKDFALAQQTQPVVDQSVRPGDSLLARFTHDMTRLAREGQLDPVLCRDGEIRQMIDILVRRRKNNPIVVGEAGVGKTAVVEGLALRIAAGEVPSVLEDVELLSLDMGLLQAGASIKGEFERRLKGLIDEVKTSPKAIILFIDEAHTLVGAGSSAGGADAANLLKPALARGELRTIAATTWIEYKKYFEKDPALARRFQPVQLHEPTVSEAATILRGLARVYENSHGIYLRDDAVVAAAQLSARYLAGRQLPDKAVDVLDTACARVRISLVAAPQSLERLRGELAEGERQRQALRRDAQAGLSIDLQALQALEVRLAIIEDERQTLEIQWTEQRILAQRLLSLRQQLAKAREASVDHPLGVEALEAALHETYGTLVAAQVHERLVSFEVCPRLVAEVISAWTGVPLAQLAREHSLKVASFATDLRARIRGQEPAVRALDRAMRAAAAGLNKPDAPVGVFLLVGPSGVGKTETAHALADLLYGGDRFITTLNMAEFQEKHTVSRLIGAPPGYVGFGEGGMLTEAVRQKPYSVVLLDEVEKADPDVLNLFYQIFDKGLANDGEGREIDFRNTLILMTSNLGSERINELCENGAKPNAECLEESIRPILSQHFKPALLARMCVVPYYPVSGPVLRELVEVKLDRLGERLHRRQLGFSYCGHLVNHLVECCSRNDRGARLIDQLLDLHLMPLVANRLLAAMAGGEQLRHVHAVLDGDASLACEFS, encoded by the coding sequence ATGATCAACGTAGACCTTCAGCAACTGATTCAGGCGTTGGACGCCGAAACCAGGAGCGATCTGGAGCGCTCGGCCGAGCAATGCGTCGCTCGTGGCGCGGACAAAGTCCTGGTGGAAGACTTGATGCTGGGCATGCTGGAGCGTCCGCAAGGTCTGCTCGCGCGGGCCCTGCAAGACGCCCAGGTCAGCGCGGGTGAACTGAGCGCCGCGCTGCAACCACGTATGGGGCACAGTAATTCGCGCAACCCGGTATTCGCCCCAGCGCTGGTGCAATGGTTACAGGATGCTCTGCTGGTGGCCAATCTCGAGCTAGGCCTTAGCCAGGTCGGACAAGCCGCGTTGATCCTGGCGTTGCTGCGCAACCCGCTTCGCTACGCAGGGAGTGCTTACCATGCGCTGCTCACCCAGCTGAATGTTGATCGGTTGAAAGATTTCGCCTTGGCGCAACAGACCCAACCGGTCGTCGATCAGTCCGTCAGACCGGGCGACTCCCTGCTGGCGCGCTTTACCCATGACATGACCCGGCTGGCCCGCGAAGGCCAGCTCGACCCAGTGCTTTGTCGCGACGGCGAAATCCGGCAGATGATCGATATCCTCGTTCGTCGCCGCAAGAACAATCCAATCGTGGTCGGTGAGGCAGGCGTGGGCAAGACCGCCGTCGTCGAGGGGCTGGCGTTGCGCATCGCCGCTGGGGAAGTACCGTCAGTGCTCGAAGATGTCGAGCTGCTTTCGCTGGATATGGGGCTACTGCAGGCTGGTGCCAGCATCAAGGGTGAATTCGAGCGTCGTCTCAAGGGGCTGATTGACGAGGTCAAGACCTCGCCAAAAGCCATCATCCTGTTCATCGACGAGGCCCACACCTTGGTTGGTGCGGGCAGCAGCGCGGGGGGCGCCGATGCGGCTAACCTGCTCAAGCCGGCCTTGGCCCGGGGCGAGCTGCGTACTATCGCGGCCACCACCTGGATCGAGTACAAAAAATACTTTGAGAAAGACCCGGCCTTGGCCCGTCGTTTCCAACCGGTGCAGTTGCATGAGCCGACCGTCAGCGAGGCGGCGACCATCCTGCGTGGCCTGGCTCGCGTCTACGAGAACAGTCACGGCATCTACCTGCGTGATGATGCGGTGGTCGCGGCGGCGCAATTGTCGGCCCGCTACCTGGCTGGTCGTCAGTTACCAGACAAGGCTGTGGATGTACTGGACACTGCCTGTGCTCGCGTGCGCATCAGCCTGGTTGCTGCGCCGCAAAGCCTGGAGCGATTGCGCGGCGAGTTGGCCGAAGGCGAGCGCCAGCGCCAAGCGCTGCGTCGTGATGCGCAGGCAGGCCTATCGATTGATCTTCAGGCGCTGCAAGCGCTGGAGGTACGCCTGGCGATCATCGAAGACGAGCGCCAAACGCTGGAAATCCAATGGACCGAGCAACGCATTCTTGCGCAACGCCTGTTGTCGCTTCGTCAGCAATTGGCCAAGGCACGGGAAGCCTCGGTGGATCACCCCCTCGGCGTCGAAGCCCTGGAAGCGGCGTTGCATGAAACATACGGCACGTTGGTGGCTGCGCAAGTCCATGAGCGCCTGGTTAGCTTCGAAGTTTGCCCGCGACTGGTTGCCGAAGTCATCAGTGCCTGGACCGGTGTGCCGCTGGCACAACTGGCACGGGAGCACAGTTTGAAAGTCGCCAGTTTCGCGACGGATCTGCGTGCTCGTATTCGTGGTCAGGAGCCGGCTGTGCGGGCGCTTGATCGCGCGATGCGTGCTGCCGCTGCGGGCCTGAACAAACCCGACGCCCCGGTGGGCGTGTTTCTGCTGGTGGGGCCCAGTGGCGTCGGCAAGACTGAAACGGCGCATGCATTGGCCGACCTGCTCTATGGTGGTGATCGCTTTATCACCACGCTCAACATGGCCGAATTCCAGGAGAAGCATACGGTTTCCCGGCTGATCGGCGCGCCGCCGGGCTACGTCGGTTTTGGCGAAGGCGGCATGCTCACCGAAGCCGTGCGGCAAAAGCCCTATTCAGTGGTATTGCTCGATGAGGTCGAAAAAGCCGACCCGGATGTGTTGAATCTTTTCTACCAGATCTTCGACAAGGGCCTGGCCAACGACGGAGAAGGGCGGGAGATTGATTTTCGCAACACCCTTATCCTGATGACGTCGAACCTGGGCAGTGAACGCATCAACGAGTTGTGCGAAAACGGCGCAAAACCAAATGCCGAATGCCTTGAAGAATCCATTCGCCCAATACTCAGTCAACATTTCAAACCCGCGCTCTTGGCCCGGATGTGCGTGGTGCCGTACTACCCGGTCAGTGGGCCGGTGTTACGTGAATTGGTGGAAGTCAAACTCGACCGCCTGGGTGAGCGTCTGCACCGTCGTCAATTGGGCTTCAGTTATTGCGGGCACCTTGTGAACCACCTGGTTGAGTGTTGCAGTCGTAATGATCGTGGCGCACGACTGATTGACCAACTGCTTGACCTGCACCTGATGCCGCTGGTTGCCAACCGGTTGCTCGCCGCCATGGCCGGTGGCGAACAGCTACGGCATGTACACGCCGTGCTTGACGGCGACGCCAGTCTCGCGTGTGAGTTCTCCTGA
- the tssF gene encoding type VI secretion system baseplate subunit TssF has product MSFNHYYQSELTALRQLGRRFAERNPALAPFLGQAGRDPDVERLLEGFAFLTGRLRQKLDDQLPELSHSLMQLLWPNYMRPLPAFSILQFDPLQRSGPALRVERDTPVESKPVQQVRCRFLTCYSTEVLALDLTRLSYSVKGDGSLLSLRLEMCCDGHLGELQLSQLRLHLTGERYISQMLYLSLLRNLEGIELIPLDGTGGALRAADGSPMVFRIPAGRVQPVGFAEEEALIPYPLNTFRGYRYLQEYFAFQDKFLFVDVNGLDVINAAPRGSVEQMRGLELRFDIGKSGIQRMRPTLDNIKLHCTPIVNLFKHDAQPIRLDSKQDEYLLLPADYAQEHCGVFSVESVTGWNPGGLGYQAYVPFESFEHDSSFDVPHSRPYYSVRQRPSLLHGGLDTCLGFGVRHTHPHETLSIELMCTNQNLPRQLKPGDIDQPGEKSPESLSFRNIGPVTSSFAPPLNRDFLWKLISNMSLNYLSLADVNALKVILETYDFPRYYDEQTEKVSKRLLDGLKSIRHQHVDRLHRGLPVRGLRTELTIDPQGYIGEGDLFVFASVLNEFFALYASLNSYHELRVNSTQGEVYQWTPRMGQQPLL; this is encoded by the coding sequence ATGTCGTTCAATCATTATTACCAGAGCGAACTGACGGCACTCCGCCAGTTAGGTCGACGTTTCGCCGAGCGTAACCCGGCGTTGGCCCCCTTTCTGGGGCAGGCCGGACGGGACCCGGATGTGGAGCGGCTGCTGGAGGGGTTTGCATTCCTGACCGGGAGGCTGCGCCAGAAGCTCGATGACCAATTGCCGGAGCTGAGCCATTCTCTGATGCAGCTGTTGTGGCCGAACTACATGCGGCCGTTGCCGGCCTTCAGCATCTTGCAGTTCGATCCACTACAGCGGTCTGGCCCCGCACTGCGGGTGGAACGTGACACACCGGTCGAAAGCAAGCCTGTGCAGCAGGTGCGTTGCCGTTTTCTGACGTGCTACTCAACCGAGGTGCTGGCGCTTGATCTGACCAGGTTGAGTTATTCAGTGAAAGGGGATGGGTCGCTGTTGAGCCTGCGCCTGGAGATGTGTTGCGACGGCCATTTGGGCGAACTGCAACTGAGCCAATTGCGTCTGCACTTGACCGGCGAGCGTTACATCAGCCAGATGCTCTACCTCAGCCTCTTGCGCAATCTTGAAGGTATCGAACTGATCCCGCTGGACGGCACCGGCGGGGCCCTGCGGGCTGCAGATGGCAGCCCTATGGTGTTCAGGATTCCAGCCGGTCGTGTCCAGCCGGTAGGGTTTGCCGAAGAGGAAGCGCTGATCCCGTATCCGCTGAATACCTTTCGTGGCTATCGCTACCTGCAGGAATACTTCGCCTTCCAGGACAAGTTTCTGTTCGTCGACGTCAATGGCCTGGACGTGATCAATGCTGCTCCGCGTGGCAGCGTCGAACAGATGCGGGGCCTGGAACTGCGCTTCGATATTGGCAAAAGCGGTATCCAGCGGATGCGCCCGACACTGGACAACATAAAGCTCCACTGCACGCCGATCGTCAATCTGTTCAAGCATGACGCCCAGCCAATCCGCCTGGACAGCAAACAGGACGAATACCTGTTGCTGCCGGCCGATTATGCCCAGGAGCACTGCGGCGTGTTCTCGGTCGAAAGTGTCACCGGCTGGAACCCTGGTGGCCTGGGTTATCAGGCCTATGTGCCGTTCGAATCCTTCGAGCACGATTCAAGCTTCGATGTGCCCCACAGCCGACCCTATTACAGCGTTCGTCAGCGCCCTTCATTGCTGCACGGTGGTCTGGACACCTGCCTGGGCTTCGGTGTCCGGCACACTCACCCTCATGAAACCCTGTCGATCGAGTTGATGTGCACCAACCAGAACCTGCCGCGCCAGCTCAAGCCGGGTGACATCGACCAGCCCGGTGAAAAAAGCCCCGAGTCGCTGAGTTTCCGCAACATCGGGCCGGTCACTTCGAGCTTCGCTCCCCCGCTCAATCGCGATTTTCTCTGGAAGCTGATCAGCAACATGTCACTCAACTACCTGTCGCTGGCGGACGTCAATGCACTCAAGGTGATCCTCGAAACCTATGATTTTCCGCGCTACTACGACGAGCAGACAGAGAAGGTCAGCAAGCGTTTGCTGGACGGGCTCAAGTCGATCAGGCACCAACATGTCGACCGCCTGCATCGAGGCTTGCCGGTTCGTGGCTTGCGCACCGAACTGACCATCGATCCCCAGGGCTACATCGGCGAGGGCGACCTGTTCGTCTTCGCTTCGGTCCTCAACGAATTCTTCGCGCTTTATGCCAGCCTCAATTCGTACCACGAACTGCGGGTAAACAGCACACAAGGAGAGGTCTATCAATGGACACCCCGAATGGGCCAGCAGCCGCTCCTATAA
- the tssE gene encoding type VI secretion system baseplate subunit TssE, which translates to MMYGSLFERLAGYSEKRAGLSREMCVVTSVAAHLAKMLSTRAGSVQTLSDYGLPDLNDMRLSLHDAGSQARKAIEAFIKAYEPRLRNVCVVSIPSHADPLRLSFSIDALLDVEGVRRQVSFSACLDGSGQVKVRQG; encoded by the coding sequence ATGATGTATGGCAGCCTTTTCGAGCGCCTGGCCGGTTATTCAGAAAAGCGCGCGGGTTTGAGCCGTGAGATGTGTGTCGTGACATCGGTGGCTGCCCATCTGGCCAAAATGCTCAGCACCCGGGCGGGTAGCGTGCAGACGCTATCCGATTATGGGCTACCGGATCTCAATGACATGCGCTTGAGCCTGCACGATGCAGGGAGCCAGGCCCGCAAGGCGATCGAGGCGTTTATCAAGGCCTACGAGCCACGCCTCAGGAACGTCTGTGTCGTTTCAATACCAAGTCATGCCGATCCGCTTCGCCTGTCCTTCAGCATCGACGCCTTGCTGGATGTGGAGGGGGTCAGGCGACAGGTCAGTTTTTCCGCGTGCCTGGATGGCAGCGGCCAAGTCAAGGTCAGACAAGGATAG
- the tssG gene encoding type VI secretion system baseplate subunit TssG, producing MDTPNGPAAAPISVLTRGIREYSLFQAVLLVVDRLREAHPDLDDEALYDRLEFQANPSLGFPASDIDRVEFFEEHGQLRARLGMNLISLVGAGSPLPAFYGEQALGEENGNPTREFLDVFHHRLQRLMLPIWRKYRYCASFQSGAKDPFSELLFALIGLGGEDIRKASQLNWKRLLPYLGLLSLRAHSAALIEAVLRYYFKHAALNLEQCIERSVDILDEQRNRLGSANSLLSQDLVLGEQVRDRSGKFRIHISELDWQRFHEFLPIGIGYQPLCSLVRFTLGDPLEYDIRLVLRQQQIRELCIGEQNTCRLGWTSWLGHERADGVVILGGKIH from the coding sequence ATGGACACCCCGAATGGGCCAGCAGCCGCTCCTATAAGCGTGCTGACGCGAGGGATACGCGAGTACTCGCTATTTCAGGCCGTGTTGTTGGTCGTTGATCGACTGCGCGAGGCCCACCCTGACCTGGATGATGAGGCGCTGTATGACCGGCTGGAGTTCCAGGCCAACCCAAGCCTGGGGTTCCCCGCCAGCGACATTGATCGTGTGGAGTTTTTCGAAGAGCACGGCCAGCTGCGAGCGCGCCTGGGCATGAACTTGATCAGCCTGGTAGGGGCAGGGTCGCCGCTACCGGCGTTCTATGGTGAGCAGGCTCTGGGGGAGGAAAATGGCAATCCGACGCGCGAGTTTCTCGACGTTTTCCACCACCGTCTTCAACGGCTGATGCTGCCGATTTGGCGCAAGTATCGTTACTGCGCAAGTTTTCAGAGCGGTGCGAAAGACCCGTTTTCCGAGCTGTTGTTTGCGCTGATCGGCCTGGGCGGCGAAGACATTCGCAAGGCCAGTCAACTGAACTGGAAGCGTCTGCTGCCGTATCTGGGCCTGCTGAGCCTTCGTGCTCATTCGGCTGCTCTGATCGAGGCCGTGCTGCGTTATTACTTCAAGCACGCCGCACTGAATCTTGAGCAGTGCATCGAGCGGAGTGTGGACATCCTTGACGAACAGCGCAATCGCCTGGGAAGCGCCAATAGCCTGCTGAGCCAAGACCTGGTGCTGGGTGAGCAGGTGCGCGACCGCAGCGGCAAGTTCCGGATCCATATCAGCGAACTGGACTGGCAGCGTTTTCACGAGTTCTTGCCCATCGGCATCGGTTACCAGCCGTTGTGCTCGCTGGTGCGATTCACCCTGGGTGATCCCCTCGAATATGACATTCGCCTGGTCCTTCGCCAGCAGCAAATTCGTGAGCTGTGCATAGGTGAACAGAACACCTGTCGCCTGGGATGGACCAGTTGGCTGGGACACGAGCGCGCCGATGGCGTAGTGATCCTTGGCGGCAAAATTCATTAG
- the tssC gene encoding type VI secretion system contractile sheath large subunit produces MSTHAVQQQSPDNADYSILESIIAQTRLTPDDDAYDIARRGVSAFIEELLKPQNSGEPVKKAMVDRMIAEIDAKLSRQVDEILHHPRFQALESAWRGLQLLVDRTNFRENIKIEMLNASKDDLLDDFEDSPEVMQSGLYKHIYTAEYGQFGGQPVGAIIANYFMSPSAPDVKLMQYVSSVACMSHAPFIAAAGPKFFGLESFTGLPDLKDLKDHFEGPQFAKWQSFRQSEDARYFGLTVPRFLLRTPYDPQENPVKSFVYKETVANSHEHYLWGNTAYAFGTRLTDSFAKFRWCPNIVGPRSGGAVEDLPLHHFESMGEIETKIPTEVLVSDRREYELAEEGFISLTMRKGSDNAAFFSASSVQKSKFFGNGAEDKLAELNYKLGTQLPYMMIVNRLAHYLKVLQREQLGSWKERTDLERELNNWIRQYVADQENPSAEVRGRRPLRAAKIIVSDVEGEPGWYRVGLNVRPHFKYMGADFTLSLVGKLDKA; encoded by the coding sequence ATGAGTACCCATGCCGTACAGCAGCAAAGCCCGGACAACGCTGATTACAGCATTCTTGAGAGCATTATCGCCCAGACTCGCCTGACCCCGGACGATGACGCCTACGACATTGCCAGGCGAGGCGTGTCTGCGTTCATCGAGGAGTTGCTCAAGCCGCAAAACAGCGGTGAGCCGGTCAAGAAGGCCATGGTCGACCGCATGATCGCCGAGATCGACGCCAAACTCAGTCGCCAGGTGGACGAGATCCTCCACCACCCGCGATTCCAGGCCTTGGAGTCGGCATGGCGCGGTTTGCAGTTACTGGTGGATCGCACCAACTTCCGCGAGAACATCAAGATAGAAATGCTCAATGCCTCCAAGGACGATTTGCTGGATGACTTCGAGGATTCGCCAGAAGTCATGCAGTCAGGCCTGTACAAACATATCTACACCGCTGAATACGGGCAGTTCGGTGGGCAGCCGGTGGGTGCAATCATCGCTAACTACTTCATGTCTCCAAGCGCGCCGGACGTGAAGTTGATGCAGTACGTATCCAGTGTCGCCTGCATGTCCCATGCGCCGTTCATCGCCGCGGCAGGTCCGAAATTCTTTGGCTTGGAAAGTTTTACTGGCCTGCCGGACCTCAAGGATCTGAAGGACCACTTCGAAGGTCCGCAATTCGCCAAGTGGCAGAGCTTCCGTCAATCGGAAGATGCCCGCTATTTTGGTCTGACCGTACCGCGCTTCTTGTTGCGCACCCCCTACGATCCGCAAGAGAACCCGGTCAAGTCATTCGTCTACAAGGAAACCGTTGCCAACAGTCACGAGCACTACCTGTGGGGCAACACGGCATATGCGTTCGGTACACGGCTGACCGACAGCTTTGCCAAATTCCGCTGGTGCCCGAATATCGTGGGTCCTCGAAGCGGTGGCGCAGTTGAAGACCTGCCGTTGCACCACTTCGAAAGCATGGGTGAGATCGAAACCAAGATCCCGACCGAAGTGTTGGTGTCCGACCGACGCGAGTACGAATTAGCCGAGGAAGGCTTCATCTCCCTGACCATGCGCAAAGGTAGTGACAACGCCGCGTTCTTCTCCGCCAGTTCCGTGCAGAAGTCGAAGTTCTTTGGTAACGGCGCCGAGGACAAGCTTGCCGAGCTGAACTACAAGCTTGGCACTCAGTTGCCCTACATGATGATCGTCAATCGACTGGCTCACTACTTGAAGGTTCTGCAGCGCGAGCAATTAGGGTCATGGAAGGAGCGCACGGACCTGGAGCGTGAACTCAACAACTGGATTCGCCAATACGTGGCCGACCAGGAGAACCCGAGTGCCGAAGTTCGTGGCCGCCGTCCGCTGCGTGCAGCGAAGATCATTGTCAGCGACGTTGAAGGTGAGCCAGGTTGGTATCGCGTAGGCCTGAACGTAAGGCCTCACTTCAAGTACATGGGCGCCGATTTCACGCTGTCGTTGGTTGGCAAGCTGGACAAGGCGTAG
- the tssB gene encoding type VI secretion system contractile sheath small subunit encodes MAKEGSIAPKERINVTFKPATGGAQEEIELPLKLLAIGDYTHRRDERKIEDRKPIGIDKMTFDEVLAKQELNLTLSVPNCLQEESETEELAVQLRVNSMKDFNPASLVEQVPELSKLMELRDALVALKGPLGNAPAFRKAIEGVLGNDDSRRRVLDELGLNTTAKNA; translated from the coding sequence ATGGCCAAAGAAGGCTCGATCGCCCCCAAGGAACGTATCAACGTCACCTTCAAACCTGCCACCGGCGGTGCCCAGGAAGAAATTGAACTGCCGTTGAAACTATTGGCGATCGGTGATTACACCCACCGCAGGGATGAACGCAAGATTGAGGACCGCAAGCCGATTGGCATCGACAAGATGACCTTCGACGAAGTGTTGGCCAAGCAAGAGCTGAATCTGACCCTGAGCGTACCGAATTGTCTCCAGGAAGAAAGCGAAACTGAAGAGTTGGCTGTACAGCTGCGTGTGAACTCGATGAAGGATTTCAACCCGGCGAGCCTGGTCGAGCAAGTGCCGGAGCTCAGCAAACTGATGGAGCTACGCGACGCCTTGGTGGCGCTCAAAGGGCCATTGGGTAACGCGCCGGCGTTTCGCAAGGCCATCGAAGGCGTACTCGGCAATGACGACTCCCGCCGCCGCGTACTGGATGAGCTGGGTCTGAACACCACAGCGAAGAACGCTTGA